The following are encoded together in the Ovis canadensis isolate MfBH-ARS-UI-01 breed Bighorn chromosome 2, ARS-UI_OviCan_v2, whole genome shotgun sequence genome:
- the EGR3 gene encoding early growth response protein 3 isoform X2: MEPCAAWSPRGGRENVMDIGLTNEKPNPELSYSGSFQPAPGNKTVTYLGKFAFDSPSNWCQDNIISLMSAGILGVPPASGALSTQTSTASMVQPPQGDVEAMYPALPPYSNCSDLYSEPVSFHDPQGNPGLAYSPQDYQSAKPALDSNLFPMIPDYNLYHHPNDMGSMPEHKPFQGMDPIRVNPPPITPLETIKAFKDKQIHPGFGSLPQPPLTLKPIRPRKYPNRPSKTPLHERPHACPAEGCDRRFSRSDELTRHLRIHTGHKPFQCRICMRSFSRSDHLTTHIRTHTGEKPFACEFCGRKFARSDERKRHAKIHLKQKEKKADKGGAPSASSAAPVSLAPVVTTCA, translated from the exons ATGGAGCCATGTGCGGCGTGGAGTCCCCGCGGTGGGAGAG AGAATGTGATGGACATCGGTCTGACCAACGAGAAGCCCAACCCGGAACTCTCATATTCGGGCTCCTTCCAGCCAGCCCCCGGCAACAAGACCGTGACCTACCTGGGAAAGTTCGCCTTCGACTCCCCTTCCAACTGGTGCCAGGACAACATCATTAGCCTCATGAGCGCCGGCATTTTGGGGGTGCCCCCGGCCTCTGGGGCACTCAGCACGCAGACCTCCACGGCCAGCATGGTGCAGCCGCCGCAGGGGGACGTAGAGGCCATGTATCCGGCGCTGCCCCCTTACTCTAACTGCAGTGATCTCTACTCGGAGCCTGTGTCTTTCCACGACCCCCAGGGCAACCCCGGGCTCGCCTATTCCCCCCAGGATTACCAATCGGCCAAACCGGCCTTGGACAGCAACCTCTTCCCCATGATTCCCGACTACAATCTATACCACCACCCCAACGACATGGGCTCCATGCCGGAGCACAAGCCCTTCCAGGGCATGGACCCCATCCGGGTCAACCCGCCCCCTATCACCCCGCTGGAGACCATCAAGGCATTCAAAGACAAGCAGATCCACCCGGGCTTTGGCAGCCTGCCCCAGCCGCCGCTCACGCTCAAGCCCATACGGCCTCGCAAGTACCCCAACCGACCTAGCAAGACCCCTCTCCACGAGCGGCCACACGCGTGCCCGGCGGAGGGCTGCGACCGCCGCTTCAGCCGCTCGGACGAGCTGACCCGGCATCTGCGCATCCACACGGGCCACAAGCCCTTCCAGTGCAGGATCTGCATGCGGAGCTTCAGCCGCAGCGACCACCTTACCACTCACATCCGCACGCATACGGGCGAGAAACCCTTTGCCTGCGAGTTCTGCGGGCGCAAGTTTGCGCGCAGCGACGAACGCAAGCGCCACGCCAAGATCCACCTcaagcaaaaagagaagaaagcggATAAGGGGGGTGCGCCTTCTGCGTCCTCGGCGGCCCCGGTGTCCCTGGCCCCTGTGGTCACCACCTGCGCCTGA
- the EGR3 gene encoding early growth response protein 3 isoform X1: MTGKLAEKLPVTMSSLLNQLPDNLYPEEIPSALNLFSGSSDSVAHYNQMATENVMDIGLTNEKPNPELSYSGSFQPAPGNKTVTYLGKFAFDSPSNWCQDNIISLMSAGILGVPPASGALSTQTSTASMVQPPQGDVEAMYPALPPYSNCSDLYSEPVSFHDPQGNPGLAYSPQDYQSAKPALDSNLFPMIPDYNLYHHPNDMGSMPEHKPFQGMDPIRVNPPPITPLETIKAFKDKQIHPGFGSLPQPPLTLKPIRPRKYPNRPSKTPLHERPHACPAEGCDRRFSRSDELTRHLRIHTGHKPFQCRICMRSFSRSDHLTTHIRTHTGEKPFACEFCGRKFARSDERKRHAKIHLKQKEKKADKGGAPSASSAAPVSLAPVVTTCA, encoded by the exons ATGACCGGCAAACTCGCCGAGAAGCTGCCGGTGACCATGAGCAGTTTGCTAAACCAACTGCCTGACAATCTGTACCCCGAGGAGATCCCCAGCGCGCTCAACCTCTTTTCTGGCAGCAGCGACTCGGTAGCCCATTACAATCAGATGGCTACAG AGAATGTGATGGACATCGGTCTGACCAACGAGAAGCCCAACCCGGAACTCTCATATTCGGGCTCCTTCCAGCCAGCCCCCGGCAACAAGACCGTGACCTACCTGGGAAAGTTCGCCTTCGACTCCCCTTCCAACTGGTGCCAGGACAACATCATTAGCCTCATGAGCGCCGGCATTTTGGGGGTGCCCCCGGCCTCTGGGGCACTCAGCACGCAGACCTCCACGGCCAGCATGGTGCAGCCGCCGCAGGGGGACGTAGAGGCCATGTATCCGGCGCTGCCCCCTTACTCTAACTGCAGTGATCTCTACTCGGAGCCTGTGTCTTTCCACGACCCCCAGGGCAACCCCGGGCTCGCCTATTCCCCCCAGGATTACCAATCGGCCAAACCGGCCTTGGACAGCAACCTCTTCCCCATGATTCCCGACTACAATCTATACCACCACCCCAACGACATGGGCTCCATGCCGGAGCACAAGCCCTTCCAGGGCATGGACCCCATCCGGGTCAACCCGCCCCCTATCACCCCGCTGGAGACCATCAAGGCATTCAAAGACAAGCAGATCCACCCGGGCTTTGGCAGCCTGCCCCAGCCGCCGCTCACGCTCAAGCCCATACGGCCTCGCAAGTACCCCAACCGACCTAGCAAGACCCCTCTCCACGAGCGGCCACACGCGTGCCCGGCGGAGGGCTGCGACCGCCGCTTCAGCCGCTCGGACGAGCTGACCCGGCATCTGCGCATCCACACGGGCCACAAGCCCTTCCAGTGCAGGATCTGCATGCGGAGCTTCAGCCGCAGCGACCACCTTACCACTCACATCCGCACGCATACGGGCGAGAAACCCTTTGCCTGCGAGTTCTGCGGGCGCAAGTTTGCGCGCAGCGACGAACGCAAGCGCCACGCCAAGATCCACCTcaagcaaaaagagaagaaagcggATAAGGGGGGTGCGCCTTCTGCGTCCTCGGCGGCCCCGGTGTCCCTGGCCCCTGTGGTCACCACCTGCGCCTGA